The window TCGCTAAAAAGTAAATGAAAATAATTATTGAATTCTTTTCCGGTTTCAGCCTGTTGTTTTAGGCTGTTATCAGTTTTTCAGCTTCCGGTCTGTTGTCATTTTTTCAGTTTTCAGTCTATAGTCATTTTTTCAGTTTTCAGTCTATAATCATTTTTTCAGTTTTCAGTCTATAATCATTTTTTCAGTTTTCAGTCTATAATCATTTTTTCAGTTTTCAGTCTATAGTCATTTTTTCAGCTTAAGTAGTTTTTATATTCCGGTTTTCACCTGTTTTTAAGGCCCATTATTGAATCTATTTCTTCAGCTATGTTTTCCAGTTCATCGAGTATCCTTTCCGAGTCCTTCCTCATTTCCTTTACTGCAGCTTTCAGGCTGCCTCCCCTCAAATAAATCAGGCGTTTTTTCCTGTAAAGAAGGCCGGAGTCATTGAGGTTCCGGAGATGATGGTTGATTCTTGAGATTTTCATATCAAGGTCTTCAGCCAGGAATTCTGACGAACTGAGTTCGTCATTTGAAAGTTTTTCGAGCAGGCTTAAGATTATTCTGTTGGCTGTATTTTCGGTATCCCTTCCCGAAGAAAAGCCAAAGCTGTCACAGAACCATAAAAGGTCTTCTTCAAGGCTCTTTATCTGGGGTTTTTCAAGATTTCTAAGGATAATCTGCTGAACCATCTGTATCCTATTTTAGAGATTCATGTATATATATTTTATTTTAATTTGTAGACATCATTTCGATTTTTTTGCAATTATATTTATTTTACTTACAAATTTTATCTGATTTGCTGGTAATTCTTAAATATAAGTTTTGCATTATATGCAGATAGTTGGGCGTTTTACAGCTCAATACATTCATCAATTTCATGCTGACTTATAGCAACCAATGAATGTGCAGCTAATATCAGGTCACTTACATATCAAGGAGGAACAAAGAGTGATTGTCAGACCTATTGGCGAACGAGTATTACTCAGGCACCAGAAGACAGAAGAAGTTACTAAAGGCGGGATCTATATCCCGGAGCCTGCACGGCA is drawn from Methanosarcina lacustris Z-7289 and contains these coding sequences:
- a CDS encoding helix-turn-helix domain-containing protein, which codes for MVQQIILRNLEKPQIKSLEEDLLWFCDSFGFSSGRDTENTANRIILSLLEKLSNDELSSSEFLAEDLDMKISRINHHLRNLNDSGLLYRKKRLIYLRGGSLKAAVKEMRKDSERILDELENIAEEIDSIMGLKNR